A part of Hippopotamus amphibius kiboko isolate mHipAmp2 chromosome 16, mHipAmp2.hap2, whole genome shotgun sequence genomic DNA contains:
- the KCTD15 gene encoding BTB/POZ domain-containing protein KCTD15 has protein sequence MPHRKERPSGSSLHAHGSTGTAEGGSMSRLSLTRSPVSPLAAQGIPLPAQLTKSNAPVHIDVGGHMYTSSLATLTKYPDSRISRLFNGTEPIVLDSLKQHYFIDRDGEIFRYVLSFLRTSKLLLPDDFKDFSLLYEEARYYQLQPMVRELERWQQEQEQRRRSRACDCLVVRVTPDLGERIALSGEKALIEEVFPETGDVMCNSVNAGWNQDPTHVIRFPLNGYCRLNSVQVLERLFQRGFSVAASCGGGVDSSQFSEYVLCREERRPQPTPTAVRIKQEPLD, from the exons ATGCCTCACCGCAAGGAGCGGCCGAGCGGGTCCTCGCTTCACGCCCACGGCAGCACCGGCACCGCG GAGGGAGGAAGCATGTCTCGGTTGTCTCTCACCCGGTCGCCTGTGTCTCCCCTGGCCGCCCAGGGGATCCCACTGCCAGCCCAGCTCACTAAGTCCAACGCACCCGTGCACATCGACGTGGGCGGCCACATGTACACCAGCAGCCTGGCCACGCTCACCAAGTACCCTGACTCCAG aaTAAGCCGCCTCTTCAATGGCACTGAACCCATCGTCCTGGACAGTTTGAAGCAACATTATTTTATCGACCGGGACGGGGAGATTTTCCGCTATGTTCTGAGCTTCCTGCGGACGTCAAAGCTGCTACTCCCAGATGACTTCAAG GACTTCAGCCTGCTGTACGAGGAGGCGCGTTACTACCAGCTGCAGCCCATGGTGCGCGAGCTGGAGCGCTggcagcaggagcaggagcagcggCGCCGCAGCCGGGCCTGTGACTGCCTGGTGGTGCGGGTCACGCCGGACCTGGGGGAGCGGATCGCGCTCAGCGGCGAGAAGGCCCTCATCGAGGAGGTCTTCCCCGAGACCGGGGACGTCATGTGCAACTCGGTCAACGCCGGCTGGAACCAGGACCCCACGCACGTCATCCGCTTCCCGCTCAACGGCTACTGCCGGCTCAACTCGGTGCAG GTCCTGGAGAGGCTGTTCCAGAGGGGTTTCAGCGTGGCTGCGTCCTGCGGGGGTGGCGTGGACTCCTCCCAGTTCAGTGAATATGTGCTTTGCCGGGAGGAGCGGCGACCGCAGCCCACCCCCACCGCTGTCCGAATAAAGCAGGAGCCCCTGGACTAG